The Klebsiella africana sequence CATCGTGTTAGATGACGGGATTGCCATGCCGCACGCCCGGCCGGAAAAAGGGGCATTACAGACCGGGTTTTCACTTGTCACCACCGCCAGGCCAATCTCCTTCGGCCACGATGAGTTCGATCCGGTTTCCGTGGTCATCGCTATCGCCGGCGCGGACGCGGACAGTCATATCAAAATGATCCAACTGATAGCCTCGCTGATCGAGTCAGATATTGTGACCTTTCTTCAGCAGGAAAATGACGTGAATTCAGTCTTACATTTCATCCAAAAACAAATGGAGTAGTCATTATGTTAGTTATCAGAACGGTTTGTGGTAACGGTATTGGCAGCTCATTAATGGCTGCAAATAATGTGAAAAAGATCTGTGAAGAATTAGGCATCAAAGCGGACGTCGCCTCGGTTGATTTTGCTAACGCCGTCGGGGAAAAAGCTGACCTTTACATCACGATCAAAGAACTGGCAAATCAATTTCCGGCCCACTGTCATGTCGCCATCATTCGCAGCTACGTCCATAAAGCGAAGATCGCCGAGGATATTACCGACGCGCTGACCAAAATTGCGGCGGCTCACCCTTAACCAGCATAGAGGGAACGACCATGCAGGCTATTCTTAGTTTCTTAGCGGAAATATTCAGTCAACCCGCCTTTTTAATGGGGCTTATCGCCTTTGTTGGTTTAGTGGCGCTGCGCTCGCCTGGCAATAAACTGCTTACTGGCACATTAAAGCCGATTTTAGGCTATTTAATGTTGAGTGCCGGGGCAGGCGTTATCGTTGCCAACCTCAACCCGCTGGGCGGAATTATCGAAGCCGGATTTAATATTCGCGGCGTAATTCCAAACAATGAAGCCATTGTCTCCGTCGCCCAGAAGATGCTGGGCGTGGAAACCATGA is a genomic window containing:
- a CDS encoding PTS sugar transporter subunit IIA, translating into MDIIFDPTLIALKQNISRAEEAIEMAGSLLARRQICSAEYVNEMLTVYEDFGAAIVLDDGIAMPHARPEKGALQTGFSLVTTARPISFGHDEFDPVSVVIAIAGADADSHIKMIQLIASLIESDIVTFLQQENDVNSVLHFIQKQME
- a CDS encoding PTS sugar transporter subunit IIB; translation: MLVIRTVCGNGIGSSLMAANNVKKICEELGIKADVASVDFANAVGEKADLYITIKELANQFPAHCHVAIIRSYVHKAKIAEDITDALTKIAAAHP